The proteins below are encoded in one region of Pseudomonas putida S13.1.2:
- a CDS encoding 2-hydroxyacid dehydrogenase, translating to MRKTVLVLVETVDDYLPMLEQAGYLLIRAPSPQLRADAIQRHANEIDAVLTRGPLGLTATEIDALPNLQIICVIGAGYEQVDLVAAAARGITVTNGAGANASAVADHTLALLLALLRDIPRADASTRRGEWNRVISPSVSGKRLGILGLGAVGQAIARRANLGFDMPVSYHSRTPREGVPYTWYDSPLHLAAAVDILVVATPGGANTQHLVDAQVLEALGGKGYLVNIARASVVDTQALITALQQGQLAGAALDVFDDEPAVPEALKALANTVLTPHVAGQSPEAARDTVTLVLRNLQAFFAGEPVLTPVRP from the coding sequence ATGCGCAAGACAGTCCTGGTACTGGTAGAAACCGTCGACGATTACCTGCCCATGCTGGAGCAGGCCGGTTACCTCCTTATTCGTGCCCCCTCACCGCAACTGCGCGCCGACGCCATCCAGCGCCACGCCAACGAAATCGATGCCGTGCTCACGCGCGGCCCGCTGGGCCTGACGGCTACCGAAATCGACGCCTTGCCCAATCTGCAGATCATCTGTGTGATCGGTGCCGGCTACGAGCAAGTCGACCTGGTTGCCGCCGCCGCCCGCGGCATCACCGTTACCAACGGCGCGGGTGCCAATGCCAGCGCAGTCGCCGACCACACCCTGGCCCTGTTGCTGGCGCTACTGCGCGACATTCCCCGTGCTGATGCCAGCACCCGACGCGGTGAATGGAACCGGGTGATCAGCCCCTCGGTGAGCGGCAAACGCCTGGGGATTCTTGGCCTGGGGGCAGTGGGGCAGGCCATTGCCAGGCGCGCCAATCTGGGCTTCGACATGCCCGTCAGCTACCACAGCCGCACCCCGCGTGAAGGTGTGCCTTACACCTGGTACGACAGCCCGCTGCACCTGGCCGCTGCCGTCGACATCCTGGTCGTGGCCACCCCCGGTGGCGCCAATACCCAGCATCTGGTCGATGCTCAGGTACTAGAGGCGCTGGGCGGCAAGGGCTATCTGGTGAATATCGCCCGGGCCAGCGTGGTCGACACGCAGGCTCTTATCACCGCATTGCAGCAGGGCCAACTGGCTGGCGCCGCGCTGGACGTATTCGACGACGAACCGGCAGTACCCGAAGCCCTCAAGGCCTTGGCCAACACCGTGCTCACGCCCCACGTGGCCGGCCAGTCGCCGGAGGCCGCGCGCGATACCGTGACCCTGGTGCTGCGCAACCTGCAGGCCTTCTTTGCCGGCGAGCCAGTATTGACCCCGGTACGCCCGTAA
- a CDS encoding cytochrome c-type biogenesis protein: MRRWVAAAVLGMSLAGVAKAAIDTYQFRDDAERERYQQLTKELRCPKCQNQDIADSNAPIAADLRREIFRMLGEGKSNQQIVDFMVDRYGDFVRYKPALSGRTWLLWFGPGILLVGGFAVLAVIVRRRRGTALPGNNELSAEERERLAKLLEKEQTHD, translated from the coding sequence ATGAGGCGCTGGGTGGCAGCTGCCGTGCTGGGCATGAGCCTGGCCGGTGTGGCCAAGGCGGCCATCGATACTTACCAGTTCCGCGATGATGCCGAGCGCGAGCGCTACCAGCAGTTGACCAAGGAACTGCGTTGCCCCAAGTGCCAGAACCAGGACATTGCCGACTCCAACGCGCCAATTGCTGCCGACCTGCGCCGCGAGATCTTCCGCATGCTTGGCGAAGGCAAGAGCAACCAGCAGATCGTCGACTTCATGGTGGACCGCTATGGTGACTTTGTGCGCTACAAACCGGCGCTCAGCGGGCGTACCTGGCTGTTGTGGTTCGGCCCGGGCATCCTTTTGGTCGGTGGTTTTGCGGTGCTGGCGGTGATCGTGCGCCGACGCCGTGGTACGGCTTTGCCGGGCAACAACGAGCTTTCCGCCGAAGAACGCGAGCGACTCGCCAAACTGCTGGAAAAAGAACAGACCCATGACTGA
- the ccmI gene encoding c-type cytochrome biogenesis protein CcmI, protein MTEFWLSAGLLLLAALSFLLIPILRGRGRQQEEDRTALNVALYQERVAELAAQQAAGVLDEAQLAKGRDEAARELLADTEGAEAPRQGHLGKALPLLAAVLVPLMALGLYLHFGSADKVALTQQFAEAPKSMEEMTTRLERVVQAQPESAEAMYFLGRAYMAEQRPAEAARTFERAVALAGRQPELLGQWAQAMYFAADKQWSPQLQALTDEALKADPNEVTSLGLRGIAAFEGERYQEAIDYWKRLLAQLPEGDASRAALQGGIDRAAERLGGPAGQAAEPAPVAARLKVRVELAAALKDKVKPDDTVFIFARASNGPPMPLAAKRVTVAQLPMEVELSDADAMMPQMKLSQFAEVQLVARVSRAGQPTRGEWIGQGAPLPSATQATQHLTIDSPDL, encoded by the coding sequence ATGACTGAATTCTGGCTTAGCGCGGGCCTGCTGCTGCTCGCCGCCCTCAGCTTTTTGCTGATCCCGATCCTGCGTGGCCGTGGCCGCCAGCAGGAAGAAGACCGTACTGCCCTGAACGTGGCCCTGTACCAGGAACGCGTGGCCGAACTGGCTGCCCAGCAGGCTGCCGGGGTGCTCGATGAGGCACAGCTGGCCAAGGGCCGTGACGAGGCTGCCCGTGAGCTGCTGGCCGATACCGAAGGCGCCGAAGCCCCGCGCCAGGGTCATCTGGGCAAAGCCTTGCCGCTGCTGGCTGCAGTGCTGGTACCGCTGATGGCGCTGGGCCTTTACCTGCATTTTGGTTCGGCCGACAAGGTGGCGCTGACCCAGCAGTTCGCCGAGGCACCCAAGTCGATGGAAGAAATGACCACGCGCCTGGAGCGTGTGGTGCAGGCCCAGCCTGAGTCGGCCGAGGCCATGTACTTCCTGGGCCGTGCCTACATGGCCGAGCAGCGTCCGGCCGAGGCTGCGCGTACCTTCGAGCGGGCGGTGGCCTTGGCTGGCCGCCAGCCCGAGCTGCTGGGCCAGTGGGCGCAGGCCATGTACTTTGCCGCCGACAAGCAGTGGAGCCCGCAGTTGCAGGCACTGACGGATGAAGCGCTGAAGGCCGACCCCAACGAAGTGACCAGCCTGGGCCTGCGCGGTATTGCCGCCTTTGAAGGCGAGCGTTACCAGGAAGCCATCGACTACTGGAAGCGCCTGCTGGCGCAGTTGCCAGAAGGCGATGCCTCGCGTGCGGCCCTGCAAGGCGGCATCGACCGCGCTGCCGAGCGCCTGGGTGGGCCGGCAGGGCAGGCCGCAGAGCCAGCACCAGTGGCAGCCCGGCTGAAGGTACGGGTGGAACTGGCAGCGGCACTGAAGGACAAGGTCAAGCCCGACGATACGGTGTTCATCTTCGCTCGCGCCAGCAATGGCCCGCCCATGCCGTTGGCAGCCAAGCGGGTGACCGTAGCGCAGTTGCCGATGGAGGTGGAGTTGTCTGACGCTGACGCAATGATGCCCCAGATGAAACTGTCACAATTTGCCGAAGTCCAACTGGTTGCACGTGTTTCCCGCGCTGGCCAGCCTACCCGTGGTGAGTGGATTGGCCAGGGCGCGCCGTTGCCCAGCGCCACCCAGGCTACCCAGCACCTGACCATCGACAGCCCAGACCTGTAA
- a CDS encoding DsbE family thiol:disulfide interchange protein, producing the protein MKRWIMVVPLAVFLLVAVFLYKGLFLKPDELPSAMIGKPFPMFTLASTQGDRTLTQADLQGRPALVNVWATWCPSCKVEHPYLNQLAQQGVVIHGVNYKDDNAAAQKWLAEFHNPYQLDIRDEQGSLGLDLGVYGAPETFLIDAKGIIRYKHVGVVDATVWREQLAPLYQGLVDEAKP; encoded by the coding sequence ATGAAGCGTTGGATCATGGTAGTCCCCCTGGCAGTGTTCCTGCTGGTGGCGGTGTTCCTCTACAAGGGGCTGTTTCTCAAGCCCGACGAGCTGCCGTCGGCAATGATCGGCAAACCGTTCCCGATGTTTACCCTGGCTTCTACCCAGGGCGACCGCACCCTGACCCAGGCCGACTTGCAGGGCCGCCCGGCACTGGTCAACGTGTGGGCCACCTGGTGCCCGTCGTGCAAGGTCGAGCACCCGTACCTGAACCAACTGGCGCAGCAGGGCGTGGTGATCCACGGGGTCAACTACAAGGACGACAACGCCGCCGCGCAGAAATGGCTGGCCGAGTTCCACAACCCATACCAGCTGGACATCCGTGACGAGCAGGGCAGCCTGGGCCTGGACCTTGGGGTGTACGGCGCGCCAGAAACCTTCCTGATCGACGCCAAGGGCATCATCCGCTACAAGCACGTGGGCGTTGTCGATGCCACCGTCTGGCGTGAGCAGCTGGCGCCGTTGTACCAGGGCCTGGTCGACGAGGCCAAGCCATGA
- a CDS encoding aspartate/glutamate racemase family protein, which produces MRILIANVNTTEAITESIAQQARAVAAPGTEIVGLTPWFGAESVEGNFESYLAAIAVMDRVLAYEAPYDAVIQAGYGEHGREGLQELLNVPVVDITDAAASTAMYLGHAYSVVTTLDRTVPLIEDRLKLSGLYDRCASVRASGLAVLELEADPQRAVQAIVEQAERAVREDKAEVICLGCGGMAGLDEHIRQRTGVPVVDGVSAAVTIAESLVRMGLSTSKVRTYATPRVKKVVGWPMRLGR; this is translated from the coding sequence ATGCGTATCCTGATTGCCAACGTCAATACCACCGAAGCCATCACCGAATCCATTGCCCAGCAGGCCCGTGCGGTGGCGGCGCCCGGTACTGAAATCGTCGGGCTTACTCCTTGGTTCGGCGCCGAGTCGGTGGAAGGCAACTTCGAAAGTTACCTGGCGGCCATCGCCGTGATGGACAGGGTGCTGGCCTACGAGGCCCCCTACGACGCCGTGATCCAGGCCGGTTACGGCGAACACGGCCGCGAAGGCCTGCAAGAGCTGCTGAACGTGCCGGTGGTGGACATTACCGATGCTGCCGCCAGCACCGCGATGTACCTGGGCCATGCTTATTCCGTGGTAACCACGCTGGACCGCACCGTGCCACTGATCGAAGACCGTCTGAAGCTGTCTGGCCTTTATGACCGCTGCGCATCGGTGCGGGCCAGCGGGCTGGCGGTGCTGGAGCTGGAAGCCGACCCGCAGCGCGCCGTACAGGCGATTGTCGAGCAGGCCGAACGCGCCGTGCGTGAAGACAAGGCCGAAGTGATTTGCCTGGGCTGCGGTGGCATGGCCGGGCTGGACGAGCACATTCGCCAGCGCACCGGCGTGCCGGTGGTGGATGGCGTAAGCGCAGCGGTGACCATCGCCGAATCGCTGGTGCGCATGGGCTTGAGCACCTCCAAGGTGCGCACCTATGCCACGCCGCGGGTGAAGAAAGTGGTGGGTTGGCCGATGCGCCTGGGCCGCTGA
- a CDS encoding D-amino acid dehydrogenase encodes MKQRVTVIGGGVVGLATAYALVREGRSVELIEARDSLASATSFANGGQLSYRYVAPLADAGVPWQALGWLLQGESPLRLRLRLDRAQWRWLLAFTLACRRSVNRRNAGQLLELALQSQAVLAQWREHHDLGDFSWRRNGKLVAFRSERAFADGRAQLTDPASQRVLAAAELRALDPALEGAPFVGGVFTADEEVGDCHLFCLRLEALLRASGQCRFLLGRPVTQLVRRQDQVVALQLGNEQLDVEQLVLCAGHRGPGLALPGVQIPVYPLKGYSLSAPISAGHRPPEVSLTDYERKIVYARLGQQLRVAAMVDIVGFDESVEKRRLQSMRRLALETLPMAADYGQAVEWAGMRPATPTGVPIIGGTVYRNLWLNLGHGALGFTLACGSAERLAREIG; translated from the coding sequence ATGAAGCAGCGGGTAACGGTAATCGGTGGCGGGGTGGTTGGCCTGGCAACGGCCTACGCGCTTGTGCGTGAAGGGCGGTCGGTGGAGTTGATCGAGGCCCGCGACAGCCTGGCGTCGGCCACCAGCTTCGCCAATGGCGGGCAATTGTCCTATCGCTATGTGGCACCGCTGGCTGATGCCGGGGTGCCGTGGCAGGCACTGGGTTGGCTGTTGCAGGGCGAGTCGCCGCTGCGCCTGCGCTTGCGTCTGGACCGGGCGCAGTGGCGCTGGCTGCTGGCATTCACCTTGGCATGCCGGCGCAGCGTCAACCGCCGAAATGCCGGGCAACTGCTGGAGCTGGCGCTGCAAAGCCAGGCTGTGCTGGCGCAATGGCGCGAGCATCATGACCTGGGTGATTTCAGCTGGCGGCGCAATGGCAAGCTCGTGGCTTTTCGCAGCGAGCGGGCCTTTGCCGATGGCCGGGCACAGTTGACCGACCCGGCCAGCCAGCGGGTGCTGGCGGCCGCCGAGTTGCGCGCGCTGGACCCTGCCCTGGAGGGCGCACCGTTTGTGGGTGGCGTGTTCACAGCGGATGAAGAGGTTGGCGATTGCCACTTGTTCTGCCTGCGCCTGGAGGCACTGTTGCGCGCTTCGGGGCAATGCCGTTTCCTGCTTGGCCGGCCAGTGACGCAGCTGGTACGGCGCCAGGACCAGGTCGTAGCGCTGCAACTGGGCAACGAGCAACTGGACGTGGAACAGTTGGTGCTGTGTGCCGGGCATCGTGGCCCAGGCTTGGCATTACCGGGGGTGCAGATACCGGTCTACCCGCTGAAGGGCTACAGCCTGAGCGCACCCATCAGCGCCGGGCATCGGCCGCCGGAGGTGAGCCTTACCGACTATGAACGCAAGATCGTCTATGCCCGCCTGGGGCAGCAGCTGCGGGTAGCGGCGATGGTGGACATTGTCGGGTTCGACGAGTCGGTGGAAAAACGCAGGTTGCAGAGCATGCGGCGGCTGGCGCTGGAGACGTTACCGATGGCAGCGGATTATGGCCAGGCGGTGGAGTGGGCGGGCATGCGACCGGCGACACCGACCGGGGTGCCGATCATTGGTGGGACGGTGTATCGCAACCTGTGGCTGAACCTGGGGCATGGGGCCTTGGGGTTTACACTGGCCTGTGGCAGTGCAGAGCGGCTGGCTAGAGAAATCGGTTGA
- a CDS encoding FKBP-type peptidyl-prolyl cis-trans isomerase, whose product MSQELQIIDLVEGEGKAAVKGALITTQYTGWLADGSEFDSSWSRGKPFQCVIGTGRVIKGWDQGLMGMRVGGKRKLQVPAHLGYGERSVGAIPPGSDLTFEIELLEVLTRDD is encoded by the coding sequence GTGAGCCAAGAATTGCAGATCATCGACCTGGTCGAGGGTGAAGGCAAAGCCGCCGTCAAAGGCGCCCTGATCACCACCCAGTACACCGGCTGGCTGGCCGACGGCAGCGAGTTCGACTCATCCTGGTCACGCGGCAAGCCGTTCCAGTGCGTGATCGGCACCGGTCGTGTGATCAAAGGTTGGGACCAAGGCCTGATGGGGATGCGCGTTGGCGGCAAGCGCAAACTGCAGGTTCCAGCACACCTGGGCTATGGCGAGCGCAGTGTGGGGGCGATACCGCCTGGCTCGGACCTGACCTTTGAGATCGAATTGCTGGAAGTGCTGACGCGGGATGATTGA
- the ccmE gene encoding cytochrome c maturation protein CcmE, whose product MNPQRKKRLLLIVGLLVGVGVAVGFALSALQQNINLFYTPTQIANGEAPLDTRIRAGGMVEKGSVQRSSDSLDVRFVVTDFNKSVPITYRGILPDLFREGQGIVALGKVNAEGVVVADEVLAKHDEKYMPPEVTKALKESGQAATSTEAKP is encoded by the coding sequence GTGAATCCGCAGCGCAAGAAACGCCTGTTGCTCATCGTCGGCCTGCTGGTCGGCGTCGGGGTTGCCGTCGGCTTTGCCTTGAGCGCATTGCAGCAGAACATCAACCTGTTCTACACGCCCACCCAGATCGCCAATGGCGAAGCGCCGCTGGACACCCGCATCCGTGCTGGCGGCATGGTCGAGAAGGGCTCGGTGCAGCGCTCGTCCGATTCGCTGGACGTGCGCTTTGTGGTCACCGACTTCAACAAGTCGGTGCCAATCACCTACCGCGGCATCCTGCCCGACCTGTTCCGCGAAGGGCAGGGCATCGTCGCCCTGGGCAAGGTCAACGCCGAAGGCGTGGTGGTGGCCGATGAAGTACTGGCCAAGCACGATGAGAAGTACATGCCGCCCGAGGTCACCAAGGCCCTGAAGGAAAGCGGCCAGGCCGCCACCAGCACGGAGGCCAAGCCATGA
- a CDS encoding heme lyase CcmF/NrfE family subunit encodes MIPELGQLAMILAICFASVQASVPLLGAWRGDSLWMSLARPAAWGQFAFLAFAFACLTHAFMTDNFSVAYVASNSNSALPWYYKFSAVWGAHEGSLLLWALILGGWTFAVSVFSRQLPQVMLARVLAVMGMISVGFLSFLIITSNPFQRLLPQVPTDGRDLNPLLQDFGLIVHPPMLYMGYVGFSVAFAFAIAALLGGRLDAAWARWSRPWTIVAWAFLGVGITLGSWWAYYELGWGGWWFWDPVENASFMPWLVGTALIHSLAVTEKRGVFKSWTVLLAIAAFSLSLLGTFLVRSGVLTSVHAFAADPSRGIFILFFLLFVVGGSLTLFALRAPVVKSQVGFALWSRETLLLANNLVLVVAASMILLGTLYPLVLDALTGAKLSVGPPYFDALFLPLMALLMVVMSVGVVVRWKDTPGKWLVSMLTPVLIGSAILAPVAGFIVDDFDWPTLTAFALAAWVVLGGLRDILDKTRHKGLLRGLPGLGRSYWGMQLAHLGLAVCALGVVLSSNNSAERDLRMAPGESVELGGYHFLFQGAKHFEGPNFISDKGTVVVSRDGREVTTLHPEKRLYTVQQSMMTEAGIDAGFTRDLYVALGEPLENGAWAVRVHIKPYVRWIWLGGLLTGLGGLLAALDRRYRVKVKTRVRDALGVSGAAA; translated from the coding sequence GTGATACCCGAACTCGGCCAGCTGGCGATGATCCTGGCCATCTGCTTTGCCAGCGTGCAGGCCAGTGTGCCGCTGCTTGGCGCCTGGCGTGGCGACAGCCTGTGGATGAGCCTGGCGCGGCCGGCGGCGTGGGGGCAATTCGCTTTCCTGGCCTTTGCCTTCGCCTGTTTGACCCATGCCTTCATGACCGACAACTTCTCGGTCGCCTATGTGGCCAGCAACTCCAACAGCGCCTTGCCCTGGTACTACAAGTTCAGCGCCGTGTGGGGCGCCCACGAGGGTTCGCTGCTGCTGTGGGCGCTTATCCTGGGCGGCTGGACCTTTGCCGTGTCGGTGTTTTCGCGCCAGTTGCCGCAGGTAATGCTGGCCCGCGTGCTGGCGGTGATGGGCATGATCAGCGTCGGCTTCCTGAGCTTTCTGATCATCACGTCCAACCCGTTCCAGCGCCTGCTGCCGCAAGTGCCCACCGACGGTCGCGATCTCAACCCGCTGCTGCAGGACTTTGGCCTGATCGTTCACCCGCCGATGCTGTACATGGGCTACGTGGGCTTCTCGGTGGCCTTTGCGTTCGCCATTGCCGCCTTGCTCGGCGGCCGCCTGGACGCTGCCTGGGCGCGCTGGTCGCGGCCCTGGACCATCGTCGCCTGGGCCTTCCTGGGTGTCGGTATCACCTTGGGCTCGTGGTGGGCCTACTATGAGCTGGGTTGGGGTGGCTGGTGGTTCTGGGACCCGGTGGAAAACGCCTCGTTCATGCCTTGGCTGGTGGGCACGGCGTTGATTCACTCGCTGGCGGTGACGGAAAAGCGTGGGGTGTTCAAGAGCTGGACTGTGTTGTTGGCAATTGCCGCATTCTCGCTGAGCCTGCTGGGTACCTTCCTGGTGCGTTCCGGCGTGCTGACCTCGGTACACGCATTTGCCGCCGACCCGTCGCGGGGCATTTTCATCCTGTTCTTCCTGTTGTTCGTGGTCGGTGGTTCGCTCACCCTGTTCGCCCTGCGTGCACCGGTGGTCAAGAGCCAGGTCGGCTTCGCCCTGTGGTCGCGCGAGACGCTGCTGCTGGCCAACAACCTGGTGCTGGTGGTGGCCGCGTCGATGATTCTGCTCGGCACGCTGTACCCGCTGGTGCTTGATGCCCTGACCGGGGCCAAGCTGTCGGTAGGTCCGCCGTATTTCGATGCCTTGTTCCTGCCGCTGATGGCACTGCTGATGGTGGTAATGAGCGTGGGCGTGGTGGTGCGCTGGAAGGACACCCCGGGCAAATGGCTGGTCAGCATGTTGACCCCGGTGCTGATCGGCAGTGCCATTCTTGCCCCGGTTGCCGGTTTTATCGTAGACGACTTCGACTGGCCGACCCTGACTGCCTTCGCCCTGGCTGCCTGGGTGGTACTCGGCGGGCTGCGCGACATCCTCGACAAGACCCGTCACAAAGGCCTGCTGAGGGGCCTGCCTGGGCTGGGGCGCAGCTACTGGGGCATGCAACTGGCACACCTGGGCCTGGCGGTGTGTGCGCTGGGCGTGGTGCTGTCGAGCAATAACAGCGCCGAACGCGACCTGCGCATGGCCCCGGGCGAAAGCGTGGAACTGGGGGGGTACCACTTCCTGTTCCAGGGCGCCAAGCACTTCGAAGGGCCGAACTTCATCTCCGACAAGGGTACCGTGGTGGTCAGCCGTGATGGCCGTGAAGTGACTACCCTGCACCCGGAAAAGCGCCTGTACACCGTGCAGCAGTCGATGATGACCGAAGCCGGCATCGACGCCGGCTTTACCCGCGACCTGTACGTTGCCCTTGGCGAGCCGCTGGAAAACGGCGCCTGGGCCGTGCGCGTACACATCAAGCCTTATGTCCGCTGGATCTGGCTGGGCGGTCTGCTGACCGGCCTGGGCGGGTTGCTGGCGGCACTCGACCGGCGCTACCGCGTCAAGGTCAAGACCCGGGTGCGTGATGCCCTGGGCGTGTCTGGAGCAGCTGCATGA
- a CDS encoding GFA family protein yields MALEKQGTCLCGATTLKVTVDNTHISACHCSMCRKWTGGPLLVVHCSQPPVIEGRTPSVYDSSDWAQRGFCGQCGTHLYYRLKANDFHAVPVGLLDGDQEWDFDLQIFVEQKPAWYCFANQTKELTGQEVFEQNS; encoded by the coding sequence ATGGCCCTGGAAAAACAAGGCACCTGCCTGTGCGGTGCCACCACGCTCAAGGTCACCGTCGACAACACCCATATCAGCGCCTGCCACTGCAGCATGTGCCGCAAGTGGACCGGCGGCCCGTTGCTGGTGGTGCATTGCAGTCAGCCACCGGTGATCGAAGGGCGTACCCCCAGTGTCTACGATTCGTCCGACTGGGCGCAGCGAGGGTTCTGCGGCCAATGCGGCACGCACCTGTATTACCGGCTGAAGGCCAACGACTTCCATGCGGTACCGGTCGGCCTGCTGGATGGGGATCAGGAATGGGATTTCGATCTGCAGATTTTTGTCGAGCAGAAGCCCGCCTGGTACTGTTTTGCCAACCAGACCAAAGAGCTGACCGGCCAAGAGGTGTTTGAGCAGAACAGCTAA
- a CDS encoding PhzF family phenazine biosynthesis protein: protein MQLEIFQVDAFSAEPFGGNPAAVIPLEAWLPDDVLQRIAEENNLSETAYFVRNGETFDLRWFTPAVEVDLCGHATLASAYVLFEQLGEQAKVLRFNTRSGELRVSRGADGLLAMDFPAKQPAVVETPVGLLQALGLSQAQAVYRSDDYVVVIDDALLLDTLKPDFVALSAFDVRGIAVTAAGRGFDFVTRWFGPRVGVNEDPVTGSAHTSLAPVWAERLGKHVLSCEQGGARKGQLLCEVPGNGRVIISGRAALYLRGTVYI from the coding sequence ATGCAACTCGAAATCTTCCAGGTCGATGCCTTCTCCGCTGAACCGTTCGGTGGCAACCCGGCGGCGGTGATCCCGCTAGAAGCCTGGCTGCCGGACGATGTGCTGCAGCGCATTGCCGAAGAAAACAACTTGTCGGAAACGGCTTATTTCGTGCGCAACGGCGAAACCTTCGACCTGCGCTGGTTCACCCCAGCTGTGGAAGTTGACCTGTGCGGCCACGCCACCCTGGCGTCGGCCTACGTGCTGTTCGAGCAACTGGGTGAGCAGGCGAAGGTACTGCGCTTCAACACCCGCAGTGGCGAATTGCGCGTCAGCCGTGGCGCTGACGGGCTGCTGGCCATGGATTTCCCGGCCAAGCAACCGGCCGTCGTGGAAACCCCGGTGGGCTTGCTGCAAGCGCTGGGCCTGAGCCAGGCACAGGCGGTGTACCGCAGCGATGACTATGTCGTAGTGATTGATGACGCCCTGTTGCTCGACACGCTGAAGCCGGACTTTGTGGCGCTTTCGGCTTTCGACGTGCGCGGCATTGCCGTGACGGCGGCAGGGCGTGGCTTTGATTTCGTCACCCGCTGGTTTGGCCCGCGGGTTGGCGTGAACGAAGACCCGGTCACAGGCTCGGCACACACCTCGCTGGCGCCAGTGTGGGCTGAGCGCCTGGGCAAGCATGTGCTCAGCTGCGAGCAGGGCGGGGCACGTAAAGGGCAGCTGCTGTGCGAAGTACCGGGCAATGGCCGGGTGATCATTAGCGGGCGAGCGGCGTTGTACCTGCGCGGTACTGTGTATATCTGA